The Oncorhynchus tshawytscha isolate Ot180627B linkage group LG30, Otsh_v2.0, whole genome shotgun sequence genome includes a region encoding these proteins:
- the plac8l1 gene encoding cornifelin homolog A isoform X2, translated as MEDTTAIVTTVHCAPVTKAAKQQAPGDEEDEEAGGWDIGTESWNTQSAASAAMKLPVLTQPGLGVTTTTVTTITQTGGDWSSSLFNVCGDRTTCLLGAFVPCCLDLSLAHQYGECLCLFPGSTFAMRVGIRERYKIQGSVCEDWTTVYCCYPLAICQMIREMKRRMKSQTYKMDG; from the exons ATGGAGGATACCACAGCCATAGTCACCACAGTCCA ttgtgcaccagtcACCAAAGCTGCAAAGCAGCAGGCCCCAGGTGATGAGGAGGACGAGGAAGCCGGGGGCTGGGACATAGGAACAGAAAGCTGGAACACACAGAGTGCCGCTTCTGCTGCGATGAAACTCCCTGTGCTCACGCAGCCTGGCCTGGGGGTAACCACGACAACAGTGACCACCATCACTCAGACGGGAGGGGATTGGAGCAGCAGTCTGTTCAACGTGTGTGGAGACAGGACCACAT GTCTCTTAGGGGCCTTTGTGCCCTGTTGCTTGGACCTGAGTCTGGCCCACCAGTACGGggagtgtctgtgtctgttccctGGCTCCACATTTGCCATGCGGGTGGGCATCAGGGAGAGATACAAGATACAG GGCAGCGTCTGTGAGGACTGGACTACAGTGTATTGCTGCTACCCCCTGGCCATCTGTCAGATGATccgagagatgaagaggaggatgaagagccAAACCTACAAG ATGGATGGATGA
- the plac8l1 gene encoding cornifelin homolog A isoform X1 yields the protein MEDTTAIVTTVHCAPVTKAAKQQAPGDEEDEEAGGWDIGTESWNTQSAASAAMKLPVLTQPGLGVTTTTVTTITQTGGDWSSSLFNVCGDRTTCLLGAFVPCCLDLSLAHQYGECLCLFPGSTFAMRVGIRERYKIQGSVCEDWTTVYCCYPLAICQMIREMKRRMKSQTYKVSTALECS from the exons ATGGAGGATACCACAGCCATAGTCACCACAGTCCA ttgtgcaccagtcACCAAAGCTGCAAAGCAGCAGGCCCCAGGTGATGAGGAGGACGAGGAAGCCGGGGGCTGGGACATAGGAACAGAAAGCTGGAACACACAGAGTGCCGCTTCTGCTGCGATGAAACTCCCTGTGCTCACGCAGCCTGGCCTGGGGGTAACCACGACAACAGTGACCACCATCACTCAGACGGGAGGGGATTGGAGCAGCAGTCTGTTCAACGTGTGTGGAGACAGGACCACAT GTCTCTTAGGGGCCTTTGTGCCCTGTTGCTTGGACCTGAGTCTGGCCCACCAGTACGGggagtgtctgtgtctgttccctGGCTCCACATTTGCCATGCGGGTGGGCATCAGGGAGAGATACAAGATACAG GGCAGCGTCTGTGAGGACTGGACTACAGTGTATTGCTGCTACCCCCTGGCCATCTGTCAGATGATccgagagatgaagaggaggatgaagagccAAACCTACAAGGTATCCACTGCACTAGAGTGTTCCTGa